aataaataaactaatgtaGTATTTAAATCTGTATGTTAATTATAGACTTTAAATTTATCCCATTTAAACCTTGAGCGTGTTAAGTATAGTACATTTAAGTACTTAACGTCTTTGGAAGTCTTAGATTTGAGTTACAATAAACTCAATCACTTATACTCACCTACAACGGAATACTTACCGAAATTGAAACAACTTTGGTTAGCCGGTAAGTAATGGCTTaatgttgtaattattaaatattttcatggtTTTATCATCATACAATgaaatcgtttattttttaggagAGTCTTGGTTTTGTAAAAGTGATTTATTTTGGTTACTCCAACTCCACGTATCAAAAGATCCATTGAGTTTCAAAGTGATGGATTTCAACCGCATGACTTGTGGAGGATACAAATATATTGGAAAACCCGTGATCCCTGTATTGCGGTTATTAagtgtatgttttattaataattaagagaGAAAATGCttacgtttatttaatattaaatgaagcCTTATAATGATTTGGCTTTacgtatagttaataaaattaatatagtggCGAAGTAATTACGAAATAGACGTATCATCTGAAATgacagttaaaattttttttgttattacaattaaaagttttaagttatttttccaATATGAAAAGAAacgtttttcaataatttattgcatatatgaatattcatgtatgttaatatatgtattaagacacatataatatttttagtaaaaatatttaattcagccatatatttaagattatgACGTTGAGTCAAtgaaagattattttaattaaattttttgatcaCACATatgattaaatgttaaaacaaataaaataaaaaattaagtatacaattataaaatgtatgcgtTCTGTCAGGATTTGGAGAAAGAGTGTCCTAGCAGTCCTCCTGACTATTGCGTCTGTACGTTGGATAACGTAGTGCGTGGTAGGGGCGTATCGTTTTACTTACATCCAGTGATAACAGTCGACTGCAGTTATAGAGACTTGAAAATGTTACCGAAAATACTTCCACACAATACCACAACACTATTAGTCCAAGGCAATCaggtaaaatatgttttgaaaatgttaaagtagtaattatctatataaatttacgatcgtatagtataatattttagtattattctaACAGATTTGTTACTAAACTTTTGAAGCTCGCTAgaaacataaacattattttacctgaaatgttttaatatatttgtataatgggTTAGGTTAGGGGGTTGGTAGGTATATGTAACTGCACAATccgtatatgatttttattattgtcatgcAGTAGTGATGAATGATGCTGGTGTTCTAacgtagttataatttaatatttttggaagaatttaaaattgggaaacaaaataaaatacgaatattgatattatgtaactataaccaaaataaactttatcaatttatctCCTTACCGTTTCTGCAACACGTCacgtgagaaaaaaataagcgAAAAAAgtggatacatttttttttagattagaaCAGTTGCATAAACATATCTACGTAtcagtaaaaaatgtttatagagGGCTTAGCCTgtcaaataaatgaaatatactatactattattgtacataatatattattaatgtaaaaaatcaacttataattatttttttttttaaatacagtttGTTGGTATTGACCTTCGAGCTTGGAAAAATAAGTAGctcatcacaaaaaaaaaatctcattaatatcctataacatttttaagccCGCGTATTGTTGTATACGTGGACTTGTGTATTGAAAATCGgcttaaatatagtaataaatacccAAGGGTATAAGGgataatatcgtaataaattaacagCGTGTTTTGTACTATATCCTATTATAAATGGTAACAATTATTGGTAAATTTAGATATCCACATTGGACGATTTGCTTACCAATCGCTATTACACAAAACTTTTGGACATTCATTTGGACTACAATCGGATTAGTTCAATAAGCATATTAGAAGGATCACATTGGTTGTCACACTGCAGAGTTATGAGTTTTAAAGGAAACAATTTGACTAGTGTGTgtgatgaattttttttgtaatgaacCAAATCAAATatcttacacatattattttattaaaggtaCCAACCTATGCATTAGATAATGCGTTCCAGCGAAATCGTAACAttgttcaattatatttaggtGCTAATCCTTGGCGTTGCAATTGTTTGTTCGCTCCAGCTTTCCAGGTAtataagcataaaaaaaacggttcatattatgtttttatgtaacttttgtttttatatttttgggaTTTTTTTAAGgactttttagttaaatataaatctctGATAATGGATTTATCAGATATAAAGTGTTCATATCAGCAAAATGATGAATATTACTTAACTCCAGTAAGTGCTCTAAGAAAAATTAtgcaactattttattatattatttaattaaaatatacagccTGATtcgacataaatattaaatacttatatagctattggctatattatattatcagtttGTAAATCAACATACTAtttgtagatttatttttggGTATTGTTTGTACCTAACCTAACGtaacaaaaagtataaaatatattttaaatcaaactacgataaaagaaaatgtataatcagtatcattttataattaaacgtataaagtaaaattttttgatttttcatatgtaggtacatcaatttgacatattttataatcttaaaaacGGTTTGatgaaagtaaataatatataggtacctacctaaatatagtatacaaaaataagataaataatttattttgattttgagttTTACTAAAGCTAagaattttagattaaatgttttaagcgtaatacatttaataattaaaaaaaaacatattaaaatataaactttaacgTATTTTAGATTCACGATCTTCCCCGGAATACATTATGCAGAAATTCCGCGACGGACATGGTGAATTTTTGGGACAGTTTGAATGTATTGTTGGCTAGTTTGATAGTGGTTAtcgttttaaagtttatttacgattatattatgtataaaaaatatggaagATTACCTAGGATTATCACATTATTACCTTAAactcgtatataatttttaaagtatatgatttaataattttcatgtaaCGTTcttatatgtgttttatttactgtattttaataaacatatttgtttgttaaaaacGCCTCCAAATCTTAAAATACACTACGCAAACGATTTACACataaattagtaggtataagtataaaaaatatgctgtGATTGGtcacaaaacattaattaatattttccatttgGATTGAGTTTGAATTCTGATGACAacgatatattgttttttttttttttttacaaaataaatttattaataatttgttcttGAATGttgttgatgaaaaaaatatacatcattaaaagtgtgtgcattttttttgttttgtttttaattaacatttttatttgctaCACTTTCTGCTGTTCCACATACTCGTCAGCATAAACGAGACCCgatgtttaatttgtaaaaaaaattcaaatattattaatgtctaGTCAACATAAAAAAGAGGGCTTTGCTCTGTTTCTACATACAAAAGttctgaaattaaatatagcaCAAACATGcatgaaataaattgtatataatatgtattgctGAATACTAGGTAATCCTAAATCCCTGAACCACACCAATCGCTATTGggtaacgttttattttttcatcctCTACATTTTAGTACACtatttaatacacattaatggcataattattttttatgcgaTTACTTACAGATAAATTCAACAGGTTTCTCATATTttagtcaaaaaataaaatggtactGTAAAAATGTGGGATTGAGGAGTGAGGACATCTTTCATATGGTGAAAATTCGATGACTCTCGAGATTAAATATTGGGACAAACcattgttgtattaaattagaaaattaaaagtgaccataatataatactttagacaataaagaaaattatgtttgGAGTTGagttatgtttatagtttttatatttgtgtttaatcaaaaaagtaaaatataaaagatatagTACAAAAATGGAGaatacgaataaatatttttaatttaatttaaatgactgTACTcatcgaaattattatttctacaaaatgtgcaaaattaagaaattttatataaaaagctcacacattttttgaaatatctattgttattaatcattcatatatattttcgatTATATATAAGTTGACGAATACACTTTGAatacttatttcaaaaacgaatatcCATTAtctaaaggttttttttttctaatataaaagttaaagaGACATACTTATAAATCCATAgaaatttttctgtttttattcttgcgattttttttaacgatttcaagttgatctattataaaataaaataataggtaatattaaaagtatatattaaattagttttgctGTTGgacctaatttaataatctttgTTAGTTTTCTcgtgttttttgaaaaataaacgtttttacataatttaaaaagagaataagaaaaaacttgtttgaaatttgataAGTGTATACATTGAGgatttttgttcaaattttgaatatgtaCTTAGTGCTTACAAAtacttacaaaatgtataaaacgttTTTTGAACGATCGAAAACTTGGAAATGACAAAACAGccaagttttaaaaaagttagtcgaatttaaacttaagtgaataattaaaacagttgatcttataaattaataattaacaaattacttCCTAACTAGGCATTGAGAAAACTTGaatcaaacattaataattttggaccctaattttataaacctCAAAATACAGTAGAGCTTTGTAtcaaatcatacattttgctTGACgttatagtacctacataatttttcTAGCAAGaagtttctattaaaaatgaaaggcatctatatacagtatacataaattttcaGTGTAATCGATTCAATTAGATTACTGCTCAGCATTGTCAatcatacctaataaaaattgaaacattacGAATGTTTGGTCGacaggaaaataaaattttattgttacacaaaattattgaaattaaaaaaagtctgAAATacgagaaatatattttttttacaacatattgtgatatattatataatatatatttaatattttttgtaactttagtttttttcttttttctacattttaacacaatttatacatattaataatttaactattttacgaTTAGATACCTACGAGCTACGCGTTTCTTTTATTTCAACcagtaacttaaatatttattgtaaaaaaaggtAAGAAAGCGCATATATTGTttgcacataaaaaaaaataggtcacAATTTTGGGTAAGCTATTAGGGTAAAGTATTGTgggtgttatatttaaaaatttaaaataactatttttacatattagaAAGATAACTCTAAGtggaaaaaattgtgtttaaaatgttaatttttaagctactagtaaaaaaaaaagaaaaattatgattttttaaatgcattagaatatttaactgGTATGAAATGACTTGacgagtaaattttttttgatctgtttacattttatggttattactttaaatttatgccattataaatgttgagaaaataaatttacaaatatcatGAAGTAAATATAGACAAATTGATAAtagttgaaaaatgtattaaggttattttttcgcgattaatatttttttaatgtgatatttcataaaaaaggTGATTTATGAATTGTAATTCACTGAATTAATCTTCGGTAAATTTAATGTCCCACTAAACTGgacatttatttcaataattttattaagttatttttctttgcCTTTGCATATATTCAGAAATCATTGGATTGAAGTTTGTTTTTtagacatattaaaatttaactaatttttatattttgttactaaataaaaaataaatagttacattatataagtttcatattaaatgtaatatgaaatgtaatgataaaaatttttaaaatccagAACTCActactataataggtaggtatcaaGTGTCATTAACTAGGTTAttgtaatagatatttatgcGAAAATAGATATTGAGCGAAGatggataatttataattgtaagatattttaatagttatattcttatatcatgtattattgtttttttatttataagtcgaTACCTATGTATCCTACGTAGAATGGCTTGAATAGAATTGGTGCCTGGTGGTATAATTTGCTAAACAttggtaggtattaaatatattaaaaatttcattatgaatagaaaatgataaaagtgaaaaaggatgtttttaacatttacatatatatttacaattacgttaatattttacatctaaaataattagatataattaaacGGATAGACCAGTCTCACGGATGAAGGATAATATTTGGATTATAACAATTTCAGAATTGAGATTAAGAATAGAGAAGATAAAGTTAGTTTGATGTtttgagattttaaaaaattaaaaagagtaAACGATTAGAGGATAAAGAGGGGCAAGTGAAGATGATATGGGAGAGGTCGCAAATTATCTCTTCATAGTGTTTAGTACAGTAAGGGATATCGTTTAAGAAAAAGtaagttattactttaataaagaaattggaatttattatgttttaaaaagaaaaattcattatattttaaacttcaacAATTATTGCAGTTTTTTGGAAttctaattttgaaaacatttttatgaaatttaacctttatttaaaaaaagagtgttggttaaattatatttagttatttttgagctgctaaaaaaataacttttaagactttgtattcaattatcaggcattttaaacgattataaaggaattaatttcaaaacttcaattaatatacataggaaaaactgattttgtaattaataatcaatagtagatacttaaagtaaataatcttattgtttataatttatattgtagtcAAGTGAGTTGGGCATGAaacataatctatatattgaGTTTGTTTTTCTTGTTATCTCCTCTAGATTTATTTACTGTAAGTATCAATTTCCAACAGGTCACTGAATTGCCCTGATATTTAATGGGCTTCACTGTATACAATTAAACTTACCTTGTGTCATGATTATACGTCACCGCGGTactggtaaatataattttcgtgtctgcaatttgtatttatttcagaTTGTGAAccattaatcatatatttttttataattttgtaataaatatattttttcaataaatccaTCACTCACATTACTTTGACACACCGTaatcgttattgttattgacttatagtattttaaacacgctttttattgagaataataaaaattacaagttGTTACTTGAACTGaggttaaaatgttaaaaatacgcAAAATGTTGTTcgtgttatagttttaatggTGGATCTTCAAAATATCTCACTTTAAAATCATCCACATTACCAATATTCTATAGTACCTGTATACAAAATAgcattattctttattaatattatcctttatttcatacatatgaataattaattttcagacTTTTAGTGTTGATACCtcaaattatatttgcattagttattattatagattaaccATAATAACATGCTTTTATTCtgaatgagtataatataatagtcaataGTTATATACTCATATGTAAATATCCCGTTTTAGttgtctttattttaaaacgcatAATCAAcggtaatataagtatttataatacaaataccagtatttttattaaataataataataaaaaaaatgtaatagactGTTTAAAACGGACCGTCGAAACTTTTGATTAATAAGTTAGGtaaacgaattaaaataatatgcgttCTGTACTACTGTTAGATATGTTTCTCTAATCTTAGTTAGGTCTTttgttatattgaattaaaatttgaaaaaccaaaaatttaatttttgttaatagaaaaaaaaggcTATACGacggatatatttttatagtttatatgcaagtcaaataaaaacacatatatttatactaaactaTAATCATTGTAAGGTATAGTGGTATAGTGTATAACTTTTCGTTAAGAAAgatgtatgtttattattagttaactctgtagttttaaatagaaatactttgcgtatatataatttaatcaactaTAATCAAAGTATACTTTTTGTTGgattcgatttttaatttaacacatgattattttttattaagttaatacattattaatataattagtgtaagtggtaatgactaatgaattaaaaaaaaaaaaaaattaaagaaaatgtttagtcgctaacttgaaataatacattttaataagtgagatcattaaaaataagtgataatataaatgggtatataattttaacgtgagatattatgatgaatggaatattttttggttgaatcagttctaatttaaaacgagtattataatcaataaatgtattatcagATTATCATGTTATGAAACCAagagttataaaatgttggtGTTGTAAAGTTtacgttttaaaaacttatatttgtaattttaaacatattacggTTAATCAGCTTGTGTTTTCGTTGAATTATACAGTTTTTGTACCCTCcagaatgtatatatataatatatatatacaatgttatacattaagtttaaattatacaacggGTAGTCCCATGTTCGCGAAAAATTCcttttaaaagatattgtACACTTCGGTGACGTGAGAACTTTTCAACACTTGTATTAAAACAACCTAgacaatgaacaaaaaaacatcttctaatgtttattattataattattttttttatgctcgAGGTAGGTTTTTCTCTTGctagtttatttttcattccaTTTTATCGACTGTGCGGCGTGCTTATGAAACTATTGTTGTTCGTATTaccaatttgttttttctccttgttttttgatttcatagaAAGCCGTATTGGTATTCATCTTTTCTTCTTGATATACatttgtactattattatttgcacatttgaaatttattacaaaaaaaaagaactattatacagttatgaatgaaattggaattttaatttaagaatacgTCTCactcacataatatgtattgtctccgtcttatataaatgtatataacataacacATTTGCGTTCAGTGGAACAAATTTTGTTTAGtcagctttaatattagagtgaattgacttattatcaaatttatttaaaaaaacgcaTTTTATCAATGACATCACGAAAgttgttattgatattttaactttgaaacaagttatgaacatttaaaaatattgtaagtttgtaccacaaaaaatata
The DNA window shown above is from Aphis gossypii isolate Hap1 chromosome 2, ASM2018417v2, whole genome shotgun sequence and carries:
- the LOC114126972 gene encoding protein singed wings 2 isoform X2, which codes for MGIEWLAVAVFERITQSKSDYFLFQMLTLCHWPLDHFDPIMSLRPYPKLVKLTITKSKIKEIVGEFPEFLHNLKTLNLSHLNLERVKYSTFKYLTSLEVLDLSYNKLNHLYSPTTEYLPKLKQLWLAGESWFCKSDLFWLLQLHVSKDPLSFKVMDFNRMTCGGYKYIGKPVIPVLRLLSDLEKECPSSPPDYCVCTLDNVVRGRGVSFYLHPVITVDCSYRDLKMLPKILPHNTTTLLVQGNQISTLDDLLTNRYYTKLLDIHLDYNRISSISILEGSHWLSHCRVMSFKGNNLTSVPTYALDNAFQRNRNIVQLYLGANPWRCNCLFAPAFQDFLVKYKSLIMDLSDIKCSYQQNDEYYLTPIHDLPRNTLCRNSATDMVNFWDSLNVLLASLIVVIVLKFIYDYIMYKKYGRLPRIITLLP
- the LOC114126972 gene encoding protein singed wings 2 isoform X1, whose translation is MNVFYVVVLTSATVLSYRVVSAGTKLGELCSSSTPQNKCLSANKTDGYRVACSGGFREDYSIEDYFLFQMLTLCHWPLDHFDPIMSLRPYPKLVKLTITKSKIKEIVGEFPEFLHNLKTLNLSHLNLERVKYSTFKYLTSLEVLDLSYNKLNHLYSPTTEYLPKLKQLWLAGESWFCKSDLFWLLQLHVSKDPLSFKVMDFNRMTCGGYKYIGKPVIPVLRLLSDLEKECPSSPPDYCVCTLDNVVRGRGVSFYLHPVITVDCSYRDLKMLPKILPHNTTTLLVQGNQISTLDDLLTNRYYTKLLDIHLDYNRISSISILEGSHWLSHCRVMSFKGNNLTSVPTYALDNAFQRNRNIVQLYLGANPWRCNCLFAPAFQDFLVKYKSLIMDLSDIKCSYQQNDEYYLTPIHDLPRNTLCRNSATDMVNFWDSLNVLLASLIVVIVLKFIYDYIMYKKYGRLPRIITLLP